The following proteins come from a genomic window of Alnus glutinosa chromosome 10, dhAlnGlut1.1, whole genome shotgun sequence:
- the LOC133880101 gene encoding ras-related protein RABH1b, which yields MAPVSALAKYKLVFLGDQSVGKTSIITRFMYDKFDNTYQATIGIDFLSKTMYLEDRTVRLQLWDTAGQERFRSLIPSYIRDSSVAVIVFDVASRQSFLNTSKWIEEVRTERGSDVIIVIVGNKTDLVEKRQVSIEEGEAKARELNVMFIETSAKAGFNIKALFRKIAAALPGMETLSSTKQEDMVDVNLKSNNAAATQSQPTSGGCAC from the exons ATGGCTCCCGTATCGGCTTTGGCCAAATACAAGCTCGTGTTCCTGGGGGACCAGTCCGTGGGCAAGACCAGCATCATCACGCGCTTCATGTACGACAAGTTCGACAACACCTATCAA GCTACAATTGGTATCGACTTCCTGTCAAAGACTATGTACCTTGAAGATCGAACAGTCCGGTTGCAGCTCTG GGATACTGCTGGACAGGAAAGGTTCAGGAGTCTCATTCCAAGCTATATTAGGGATTCCTCTGTGGCAGTCATTGTATTCGACGTTGCAA GCAGACAGTCATTCTTAAACACTTCCAAATGGATTGAAGAGGTTCGCACAGAGAGAGGAAGTGATGTTATCATTGTAATTGTTGGCAACAAAACAGATCTTGTGGAAAAAAG GCAAGTTTCTATAGAGGAAGGAGAAGCCAAAGCCCGTGAGCTCAATGTTATGTTTATTGAAACTAGTGCCAAGGCTGGCTTCAATATAAAG GCACTGTTTCGGAAGATTGCAGCAGCCCTACCTGGAATGGAAACACTTTCTTCGACCAAGCAAGAAGACATGGTTGATGTCAATCTTAAGTCAAACAATGCAGCAGCAACGCAGTCACAACCGACGTCGGGAGGATGTGCTTGTTGA
- the LOC133880639 gene encoding probable purine permease 11: protein MTDNQEPMLKDGHLTNQLPLRKLKWWHWWFLVAINIFFLIVGQSAAVLLGRFYYDQGGNSNWMATLVQTAAFPILFVPLFLIPSSQEPSTSSTPTSIKVLAMIYFSLGVLIAGDNMLYSVGLFYLSASTYSLTCASQLAFNAVFSYFINSQKFTMLILNSVLVLSLSAALIAVNDDSEGPSGVSKSKYMVGFVVTLAASALYSLLLSLMQVSFQKVLKRETFSVVLEMQISTSLVATCVSIVGLFASGQWKSLHGEMEGFGTGRVSYVMTLVWTAVAWQICSVGVVGLIFVVSSLFSNVISTLSLAVTPIASVIIFHDKMNGDKVIAMLLAIWGFVSYIYQNYIDDSKARRAQNDASESQHNSSC, encoded by the exons ATGACAG ATAATCAGGAGCCGATGCTCAAAGATGGACACTTGACTAACCAGTTGCCATTGAGAAAACTCAAGTGGTGGCACTGGTGGTTTTTGGTTGCAATAAACATTTTCTTCCTCATTGTGGGCCAATCTGCTGCTGTTCTTCTTGGGAGATTTTATTATGACCAGGGTGGAAATAGTAATTGGATGGCTACTCTTGTCCAAACTGCTGCCTTCCCAATCCTTTTCGTCCCGCTCTTTCTTATTCCTTCCTCTCAGGAGCCTTCAACTTCTTCGACCCCAACCTCTATCAAAGTTCTTGCCATGATCTACTTTTCTCTTGGAGTGCTCATAGCTGGTGATAACATGCTGTATTCTGTTGGACTCTTTTACCTCTCTGCCTCTACCTACTCCCTCACATGTGCAAGCCAATTAGCTTTTAATGCGGTTTTCTCTTACTTCATCAATTCCCAGAAGTTCACTATGTTAATTCTTAACTCTGTGCTTGTCCTCTCATTATCTGCTGCTCTGATTGCTGTCAATGATGACTCTGAAGGACCATCAGGAGTTTCCAAGTCTAAATATATGGTTGGCTTCGTTGTTACTCTTGCAGCTTCCGCACTTTACTCTCTTTTGCTTTCCCTGATGCAGGTTTCCTTCCAAAAGGTTCTAAAAAGGGAAACATTTTCTGTGGTTTTGGAAATGCAAATCTCTACATCACTTGTTGCCACTTGTGTTTCTATTGTGGGTCTTTTTGCAAGTGGACAATGGAAGAGTTTGCATGGGGAAATGGAAGGTTTTGGTACAGGAAGAGTTTCTTATGTAATGACTTTGGTTTGGACAGCTGTGGCTTGGCAGATTTGTTCAGTCGGTGTTGTGGGCTTGATTTTTGTGGTGTCATCTCTCTTCTCTAATGTTATCAGTACTCTCTCTTTGGCTGTTACTCCTATTGCTTCTGTGATAATTTTCCATGACAAGATGAATGGCGACAAGGTAATTGCTATGCTTTTGGCCATCTGGGGTTTTGTATCTTATATTTACCAGAATTATATTGATGACTCTAAGGCAAGGAGAGCACAGAATGATGCTAGTGAATCTCAGCATAATTCTTCATGTTGA